The Halomonas sp. HAL1 genome segment CCATCACTTAACTGCTCAGGGTAGTAGAGCGTTAAATCCGGCTCGGCAATCCCGTTACGCTCGGCGTTGTCACGGCTGGCTTGGAGTGCCTGCGGGTCAATATCGGTGGCATCAGCATGGCTAGCGCCGAGTTTGAGTGCGGCGATAGCAAGAATGCCGGAGCCACAGCCCACATCCAGCACGGTCTGCTGGGCTAAGTGCCCAGCCACGGCCAGTTCATCCAACCACTCCAAACACAGCGCTGTGGTCGGGTGCGTGCCCGTTCCAAAGGCCAGGCCGGGGTCGAGAATCAAGTTAACGGCGTCGGCATGGGGAGGTTCGTGCCAGCTTGGTACGATCCACAGCCGCTGGCCCATCTGCAGCGGTGTGAAGTCATCCATCCATTCCCGCTCCCAGTCCCTGTCAGCCAGTAGCTCATATACGATGGTGGGGCAGGGCTCCTCAGGCATCTGTTCGGACCATGCCGCCTCAATACGTTCCAACATGCTTTCGACGCCCTCTAGGTCATCGTAAAGGCCGGTCAGAATGGTGTCTTCCCAGAGCGGTGTGGTGCCACGTTCTGGCTCAAATACCGGATCATCGTGGGCATCCTGAAGGCCAATCGCTGTCGCGCCTTCATCAAGCAGCAGTTCTTCGAGAAACTCTGCTTGTTCAGGGGCGACATGGGCTTTGAGTTGGAGCCAGGGCATGGAGAGTCTCCGCAGGGCGAATTAAAGACAAATACAGTAAAGACAGATTCAGTAAAAACAAAGAAGGTAAAGACAAAGACGTTAAAGACAGAGACGGGGTGGACATGGCCACCCCGCTGGGCATCACTCTTAGCGCTGGAAAGCGTTTGAAGTGCTATTAGCTGCTGAGTTTCTTTTCCAGGTAGTGAATGTTGACACCACCTTGACGGAAGTAGCTATCGCGAACCAAATCTTTTTGTAGATCGATATTGGTTTTAATACCTTCCACCAATAGCTCGTCGAGAGCATTGCGCATGCGCGTCAGCGCTATTTCACGGTCGGCGCCCCAGGTGATCAGTTTGCCGATCAGTGAGTCATAGTGCGGAGGCACGGTGTAGCCGGTGTAGAGGTGGGAGTCCATACGGACACCCAGGCCACCCGGCGCGTGAAACAGCGTTACCTTGCCAGGGGAGGGCATAAAGGTACGTGAATCTTCAGCGTTAATCCGGCACTCGAAGGAATGACCGTTGAGCTTTACATCTTCCTGGCGAATCGACAGCGGCAGACCCGAGGCAATACGCAGCTGCTCTTTAACGATATCGACGCCGGTGACCATCTCGGTAACAGGGTGCTCTACCTGAACGCGGGTATTCATCTCAATGAAGAAATACTCGCCGTCTTCGTACAAGAATTCAAAGGTGCCTGCGCCACGGTAGTTGATCTTAATACACGCTTGGCGACACGCTTCTAGCACTTGGGCGCGGGCTTCCGGATCAAGACCTGGTGCAGGCGCTTCTTCAAGCACTTTCTGGTGACGGCGTTGGAGCGAGCAGTCGCGGTCATAAAGATGAATCGCGTTGCCCTGTCCATCAGCAAGTACCTGAACTTCGACGTGGCGCGGTTTTTCGAGGAATTTCTCCATATAAACCGTGCCGTCACCAAAGGCGGCGTGGGCTTCAGTGCGAGTAACGGTGATTGCCGAAAGCAGGTGGCCTTCGGTGTGTACCACACGCATACCGCGACCACCGCCGCCGGAAGCTGCCTTAATGATCACGGGATAGCCAATGCGACGCGCAGTGGCTAAATTGGTCGCATCATCGTCACCCAAGGGGCCGTCTGAGCCTGGCACCGTGGGAACGCCCGCTTCCTTCATCGACTGGATAGCACTGACTTTATCGCCCATCAGGCGAATCGTCTCTGCGCGGGGGCCAATAAAGGTAAATCCCGAGCGCTCAACCTGTTCGGCAAAGTTGGCGTTTTCAGACAAAAAGCCGTAACCGGGGTGAATAGCGGTCGAGTCAGTGACTTCGGCCGCACTGATCAGGGCCGGAATATTTAAGTAAGACTGCGCTGACGATGCCGGTCCAATACACACGGCTTCATCCGCCAGGCGAACATGCATGAGTTCACGATCAGCTTTGGAGTGTACCGCTACGGTTTTAATGCCTAGTTCTTTACAGGCCCGTAGGATACGGAGGGCAATCTCGCCGCGGTTGGCGATAAGTACCTTGTCCAGCATGGGAGAGTCCACCCGTGTTGAAAATGAAGGATTAAGCGATGACGATCATGGGTTGATCGAATTCGACCGGCTCACCATCTTCTACCAGGATGGCTTCCACCACGCCGTCGCGGTCAGCTTCAATCTGGTTCATCATTTTCATGGCTTCAATAATACAAATGGTATCGCCTTGCTTGACGCTATCACCGACTTCTACAAACGACTTGGCGCCCGGCGCGGGGCTACGATAGAAGGTGCCTACCATCGGGGAGTTAACGGCTTCACCACGGTAGCTTGTGCCTTGAGGCTCAGCTTCAGCAGCCGGTGCTGATGTAGGAGCGGGAGCTGCTGCATAGCCAGGCTGCTGTTGTGCGTATTGCGGCATGGGCTGTGGCTGCCACGAGGCGCCATTAGGGTGGCGGCTGATACGAACGGACTCTTCGCCTTCCTGAATTTCAATCTCGCTAATATTGGACTCTTCGAGCAGCTCGATCAGTTTCTTAACTTTGCGGATATCCATGGCATAGCCCCATCAATGTCATAAAAGAAGATTATGAGAAATAATCACACAGTAACCGTGGCCTATAGGCGAGTTGCTGCGCGGCGCTGCGCGGCTCATCTATAGGCGCAGTAAACCAAATTTAAAAATGAAGAGAACGCTGCATGTTAGCGAACGTTACCCCGTTCTCACCCCTAAAAAAGGAAGTTTTTAGCTAATATGGGAGCGGAGTTTGCCGAAAAAGTGCCAGGATGTCCAGCGACAGCCTAAGCCAGTGCTTAAACTGACGCTGAATGTAGATTTAAACAACTGTTTGACGATATTCGCGTCAAAACGCTGCTTAAGTGCCTTAGTGGGCAAGGCTCGTAGGGCGGTGGCTCAACTATTGGCAAGCCACTGGCTAACGGATTCAAGATGTTCATGCAGTTGGTCGGCGGTGACTTCGCCTTGAATGCGCGCATCACGAATTTCTTCGCCTTGACTGAAAAACAGCAGGCTTGGCGGGCCGAAAAGATTGAACTGTTCCAGCAGCTCACGACTTTGTGGATCGGTCTGCGTCACGTCTGCGGCAATTAATGTGTAACCCTCCAATGCCGCTGAAACACGTGGGTCAGGATAAACATCGCGTTCCAGTAGCTTGCATGAAATGCACCAGTCAGCGGTAAAGTGAACAAACGCCGGCTGATTAGTACTTTTCGCTTGAGCGATGGCCGCCTCAAGCGCGGTAAGGTTATCGACCTCAACAAACTCAAGCTGTTCCACTTGAGACTCGCCGGGCCCAATCGAGGTGGCCGCAAGAGGGCGCAGTGGGTTGCTGCCACCTTGCGCGGCACCAATCACCAGCAGGACGCCCCACGCCAGCAGCAAAACCCCCAGCGTTTGACGTGCCCGTGGCCACCCTTGCGGTTGATTGAAGTTCAGAGCCCCAAGCGCCAGCGCCGTGCCGATCGCGAGTGTTGCCCATAGAAGTAGCGCTATGGGTGCAGCAACTAAACGCTCGATCATCCAAATTGCCACACCCAGTAGCAACAGGCCAAAGGCAATCTTTACGCCATTCATCCAGGCGCCCGAACGGGGAAACAGCGTGGCGCCAAAAGTGCCGACTAAAAGAAGCGGTACGCCCATGCCAAGACCCAGCGCAAAGAGCACCGCACCCCCCATGACTGCATCGCCGGTTGAGGATATAAACACCAGGGCTCCGGCTAATGGCGCGGTAACGCAGGGTGATACCACCAATACTGAGAGCGCACCTGCTAACGCTAATCCCGCTGGGCCACTGCGCTGAGCGCGAGTCTGCCAAGCATCAATACGGGTGGCTAAGCGGGGCGAGAGATTCAGCGTGAATGCCCCGAACATCGCCAGTGCAAAGAGCGTGAAGAGTACGGCGAAAGTGATAAGCACGGGCGCTGACTGTAAGCGCGCCTGAAGGTTTAGGCCGGCGCCAAATAGCCCCATTAAGACCCCGACCAGGGCGTAGGTCAGCGCCATGCCCAGCACGTAGCTTAACGAGAGAGCAAAGGCGCGTGGGCGGGTGGGGTTCTGGCCGACGACGATTGAGGAGAGAATCGGGATCATCGGGAGTACGCAGGGGGTAAAGGTAAGTCCAAGGCCGGCAATAAAAAACAGCCCTAGCGCTAACGGTAAGCTCGCATCGCTGATTAGCGCGCTAAAGCGGCTATCTTCGCTTTGGGGCCCTGCGAAGTCACTCTGTGAAGTAGAGGTAGCGGTAGCGATTTCACTAGCGGCGCTATCTCCTTCTTGCCAGTTCGCAAATTGACTGGGCGGCTCAGTCTCACTCGCTTGTAGGCTCAAGCGTTCCGGTGGATAGCATAGTCCTGCATCCGCGCAGCCTTGAAAGGTTAACTCAACGTTTAGCGGGCCTGCGTAGGGGGCGCTCAGCGGTACTTCAAGCACCACCTGGTCGCGGAAGATGTAAACATCGCCCATGAATTCATCGTTGGTGAACGTGCCTTCGGGGATGTTGGGTTCCCCAAGCGTTATACCCTCGGTCTGACTGGACACAGCAAACTGATGCCGGTAAAGATAGTACTCATCGGTGATATCGGTACCGATAAAAAGCGTTTCTCCATCGTGCCAAGCGGTAGGCTGGAAGGCTTCCATTACCGGTAAAAATTCATCTTGGTTGCTAGACGATGAAAACCATTGGGCGTCTGCGCTCAGCGGTAACCAGCCGAGGAAAAAAAACAGTAAGGGAAATAGGCTCAGGCGTTTAAGAGATAACACGGTGCGTCCTTAATTAATGGCATCGCAAGCTAGGACAAATAGCATACCGCAACCTTGAATCTCTCGCGTATACGCTGCGGTGACGTGACGCGGTCGCTAATGGTGCGTTAATCCTAACAACCTAAAAGGTCGCCCGAAGGCGACCTTTTCACATACACAGAAGCAACTTTACAAAACGATTACGCTTTCTGGTAAGCGATAACGGATTTTTCAATCGCTTTGCGCGCAGCGTCAGCGCCTTCCCAGGACTCAACTTTTACCCATTTGCCTTTTTCGAGATCTTTGTAGTTCTCGAAGAAGTGGGCGATTTGCTGGCGCAGCAGCTCAGGTAGGTCAGTGACTTCCTGAATGTCATCGTAGAGCGAACTAAGCTTGGCGTGGGGCACACAAATCAGCTTGGCATCTTCGCCGGCTTCGTCGGTCATGTTTAAAATGCCTACCGGACGAGCACGAATAATGCTGCCGGGTTGAACCGGGTGCGGGGTCACGACCAGCGCATCCAGGGCGTCGCCGTCATCGGCTAGGGTGTGGGGAATAAAGCCATAGTTGGCAGGGTAGAACATGGGGGTGGCCATAAAGCGGTCAACGAGTAGTGCGCCCATGTCCTTATCAATTTCGTATTTGATTGGATCGTGGTTGGCTGGAATTTCGATCACCACATAAACGTCGTTGGGGAGATCCTTTCCAGCAGGGATATTATCGAAGTTCATCGTTGATTCCTTGGTAGTACTGTGGCTTGAGTCGTGCAGAGGTTAGGTAATCGTTACAGAGTCGTTGATGGCGAAGAATTATACGAACATGACTACGCGATTACCAATGCGACATAGGTGGGCCGCTGTGGTTTAGCCGTTGCCCTATTATGAGGGAAATCAAAAAGCAGCGCATATAAAAGCGCACTAATACGATAGAGACGTTTGTTGGGCATCGTTTCTGCTCCGCTGCGTGTATCATAGGCAGAGTTTATTGACAGTGAAGTCCCTCGATCGAGTCGGCAGCCTAGGAGGATGACTTGTCGCACGCCCAGTTGCTCATCAGTTATGGTCAAGCATTTGTCGCGCCGGACCGGCGCCTGCACCGCAGTTCAATGTCGGTTCGCTTTCCTGAAGCGCCGCTGCTGCGCGCCAAAGGTGGCTGTGCCGTTATTAGTGACTCCATCTCACGCAATACCATGGCCAAGCAGGCCGGTGATTTAAGCGTGCGCGGCTTTCTGGCCGATTACTTCTCCACCCCTGATCATTGGGATGTCAAAACCTCGGCCACCCGCGTGCTGCGTGCCCTTAATAGCTGGTGCTACAGCCAAAGCCAGCATGTGAAAGAGGGCAGCTTTGTTTCCTCCATGTCGGCGATGGTCTTCCGTGGGCGCGAAGCACATCTGTTTCATATGGGCGACACGCTGGTGTTCCGTTTGCGCGGGGCCGAGTTTGAGCAGTTGAGCCGAGACCATGTCACCGACTTAGGAGGGTACCGTTATCCTTCCCGGGCGCTGGGTATGGATGGCAGTGTTGATATCGATTACACCCATATAGCGCTCAAACAGGGCGATCTGTTCTTGTTCACCACCCAGGGTGTGCGCGGTACGCTGCTACCTTCCGACTATGTACGCTTGATCCGCCAAGATGCCAGTGATCTGGATGCCGCCTGCGAACGGCTTGCCGATGAGGCGAAGCAGCGCGCCCAGGATCGTGGCTACGGTGGCGATCAGTTCTGCTTCCAGTTGGTGCGAATCGATGAGTTGCCTGACGAAGTAACGGAGCATCCAGGACAGCTCTACGGCGACTTGCCGATTCCGCCAGAACTGGCGCCGGGTGAGCGTTTAGATGGCCTTGAAGTTCTCGCTGTGCTGTCACGCACAGCGCAGTCGCGGGTTTATCGTGTTCGTGATGTGCATAGCGAGCGTGAAATGGTCATGAAAGCACCCAGCCCGGAGCTTTCGTTGCGCAACGCCTATCTGGAGCACTTCCTGCTTCAGCAGTGGGTGGTCGAGCGCGTCAATTCGCCGTTTGTGGTCAAGGTGATGGAGCCGTCGCGGCCGCGCCGTTATCTCTATTACCTGATGCAGCATATTGAAGGTGAAACGCTGCGACAGTGGGCCGAACGCCATCCTCAAGCCAGCTTAACGCAGCGCTTAGATATTGCTAATCAGCTGGGTAAGGCGGTGCAGGCGCTGCATCACCGGGAAATTATTCATCAGCAGATCAACCCCGATAATATCCTGATCGACCCGCACGGCAAGCTGGTGCTGACTGATTTTAGTGCCTGCCATATGCGCGACGGCGAAGGGCACCGCCACTCGGGTGAGTTGCTCCGCCAAATTGGCTTCAACGAGCACACCGCCCCTGAGTATGCGTTGGCCGACAGCATTGGACGGCGCAGTGATCAGTACTCGCTGGCATCCACGACCTACTGGTTATTGACCGGTGCTTTGCCCTATACCTTGACGCCCAATCGCCTGCGCAGCCATACCGATCTTGAAGAATTAACCTACCGCAGCGCGCGCACAACCAATCCTGAGATATCCCAAGACTTAGACGATGCGCTACGCCGCGCTTTGGATCCGCAGCGGGCTCTGCGCTTTAGGCGTCTATCGGAGTTCTTGCATGCCCTTAGGGTGCCGCTGGGGCGATTGCCGAACCGGGAAGAGAGCCGCCAGGAGCCGCGGCGTTTCTGGCAGGGGGTAGCAGGTATATTGCTATTGCTGCTCGTGCTTTCCTGGCTGTTACGCTAAACCTACACAGCGAGTTGCGAATAAAACGGGGTTATGTCATTGCGTATAGGGACTCCTCCCCGGTTGCAAGCGACGATGATGGAAAAACATAAGCCGATGCGTGCGTATAGTCGGTCTCTTGATGGGGACGCTATCCCCTGACCCTGATGAACGTCGCGCACCTTCTCTCCTCAACGAGGCGTAGGCTTTTTCAGCCATCGCAATGATCAGGTTGCGAGAAGGTCGGTCTGACCTGTTTTTCATCGATCGTTGCCCGGCAACAAGGTAGCCGCCTCTCGGCGCTTAGCCGCTGATGGTGCTACCGCTTAGCTCACCATCAGCGCTGAACCGTCGTTAAACTCTCTACAATAGGACTGTCCGCTGTGCAGAACCGCCCAGGCGGTTCGTACTGTCTTGTTCGCTAACGCGACAGCCGCTTTGTTCTTGCCCACGCGTGCGACCAGCGCGCGTAGCCAACGGCTTTTGGCATCCTGCTTGTCACCCACGGTGTTGATGGCCGAGTGTGCGCCGCGTATCAGGGCGGCTTTCAGCGAGATTTGCCCCGTTCGGCCAATGCCCTTGATCTTCGCGATGCCACCACTGCTGTGTTGTGTCGGCGTCAACCCCAGATAGGCTGACGCTTGGCGACCTTTCTTGAAGGCGTTGCCGTTACCGAGGGCGCTATAGAGCTGGGTGGCGACCACCGGTCCCACTCCCTCAATCGCCAACAGTTGGCGACAAGGCATCACCGCACGGCTCATCTGCTCCACGCGCTTATCCAGTGACTGAATACGCTCGTTGAGTCGATCCAGCTCCGCCATTTGCTCGGCAATCAAGTCACGCATCAGCATCGAAAGCTCGTTATCGGCATCTTCCAGGGCGAGCCAGACACGTTGCTTTAACGCTTTCTGTCCCCGACCGCTGATCACTCCATATTCCTGCAATAACCCATGAACCTGATTGATCAACTGGGTGCGCTGATGGATGTACCTCTCCCGAATGCGGTGCAGGCTCTGAATATCCTGCTGCTCTACGCTTTTGAGTGGTACAAAGCGCATGTCCGGACGACATCCGGCTTCTACAATAGCGAGGGCGTCATTGGCATCTGTCTTGTGCCCTTTGCGAAAAGGCGTCACAAACTGGGGCGAAATGAGGGCAACGGTATGGCCGAGGGCCTGCAGTTGTCGCGCCCAATAATGCGATCCACCGCACGCTTCCATAAATACCCGACAGGCCGGTTGGCGGCGCATAAAATCCAAGACCTGATGCCGTTTAAGCTCTTTGTTGACCTGAACACGCGAGGAGCGGGTGTCGACAACACACACTTGAAAAACACGCTTTGCCAGATCAATACCTATCGTCGTATGCTTGTTCATGGCTCTTCCCCTCCGCATTGATGTGGTTCAACTATCAATGTAGCTCGCTGAAGCTTCGAGAGGGGAGGAGTCCCTTTCATTGAGGAGTGAAGCGACGCGGCAATCTCAACGCCGCGGCGGTACCTAACCCCGAGATTGCTTCACTGCGTTCGCAATGACATTGCTACAGCAAATATTTATAGCGTAAAAGTAGGCAGTTTACGTTCTGCTTTTGCCAGTTTCAGCTTGGCCACTTTCGGCAAGCCATTCTCAAACGGGGGGAAATCCTCGCCCTGGATCAATGGTGAGAGGTAATCCCGGCACGTCTGGGTAATCGCAAAGCCGTTGTCGCTGATAAAGTCGCGGGGCATAAATTTCTCTTTATTGGCCACCTGTGACAGCGGGGCAGAGATGACATCCCACTGGTAAGGTGACTGAGAAATACGACGAATAGCGGGCATCATGGCATTTTTGCCTGCTAGCGCCAGCGTCACCGCTTCGCGACCCACCGCATAGGCCTGTTCAACGTCGGTTTTAGACGCTAGGTGGCGCGCTGCGCGCTGTAGATAATCGGCCACTGCCCAGTGATACTTGTAGCCCAAATCCTGCTTGATCATACCGGCAAGTGTTGGCGCTACGCCGCCCAACTGGCGATGGCCAAAGGCATCGGTATTGCCTGCGTCAGCCAGGAAAGTGCCATCTTCGTAGCGGGCGCCTTCAGAAACCACGATCACGCAGTAGCCATATTGTTTAACGCTTTCTTCAACCCGCGCCATGGCCGCTTTACGGTTAAACGGGATTTCCGGGAAGATAATCATGTGCGGCGGCTCGCCTTCGGCTTCGCCCGCTAAACCACCGGCTGCGGCGATCCAGCCCGCGTGGCGGCCCATGACTTCAAGTACAAATACCTTGGTGGAGGTGGCGCACATGGAAGCAATATCCAGCGACGCTTCCAGCGTAGAGGTCGCAATGTACTTAGCGACACTGCCAAAGCCTGGGCTGTTATCGGTAATCGGCAGGTCGTTATCCACGGTTTTAGGCACGTGAATCGCGGTAAGCGGATAGCCCAGCTTCTCGGAAAGCTGAGAGACCTTTAAGCAGGTATCGGCACTATCACCGCCACCGTTATAGAAGAAGTAGCGAATATCGTGAGCTTTAAAGACTTCGATCAAGCGCTCGTACTGGGCGCGGTGAGTATCAATATCTTTTAGCTTATAGCGGCAAGAGCCGAAAGCACCACCTGGCGTGTGGCGCAGGGCTGCAATCGCTTCGTCACTCTCTTGGGTAACGTCGATTAGGTCTTCTGTTAACGCCCCGATAATGCCGTTATGACCGGCATACACCTTGCCAATCTGATCGGGTGCTTGACGACAGGCTTCGATAACGCCACAGGCACTGGCGTTGATCACGGCGGTGACGCCACCGGATTGGGCGTAAAAGGCATTATGCTGGGCCATGGAAACGTCTCATCTCCTGAAAATGGGGAAAAATTAATCGATATCGTTTTATCACCGCCAAACACGCGCTAACCGGCATTGTCGGTGGTAAATCACATTGCAGTAATGCGGCAAAGTTTAGCGTAAAGCCTGATTTTCTGCATTAGCGGCGCTCTGCATTGCTGCCTCTATGCATCAACGGCTAGGCGGCGGATGCCAAGTTCTAATCTGTGCTATCCATCTCTTGCTCTCGCTGGGCAAGCTGCCAGCCGCCCAAATCTTTATAGCGATTCACCATGGAGCAAAATAGCTCAGCAGTTCGCTCAGTATCGTAACGGGCGGAGTGGGCAGCTTTATTATCAAACTCAATGCCAGCAGCACGGCAGGCGCGGGCAAGCACGGTTTGCCCATATATCAAGCCAGCCAGAGTGGCGGTATCAAAGCTAGAAAACGGGTGAAATGGATTGCGTTTAATGCCGCAGCGATTCACCGCCGCGTTCAAGAAGCCTTGATCGAACGCCGCATTATGACCGACTAAAATAGCGCGAGTGCAATCGTGAGCTTTGATTGACTTCCGTATAGGACGAAAAATTTCATTGAGTGCTTCAGCTTCGCTAAGCGCGACTTGGCTGCGCAACGGGTCATCCAGGTTAATGCCGGTAAAATCGAGTGCCGACTGCTCAACATTCGCCCCTTCAAAGGGGTGAATGTGGTAAGCATAGGTGGCATCAGGCAGCAGGTTGCCTTCCGGATCCATGGTCAGCGTAACGGCAGCAATCTCAAGTACGGCATCACCTTGGGCATTAAATCCCCCGGTTTCTAAATCAACGACCACCGGCAGGTAACTGCGAAAACGTTGGGCCATTAATTCGCGGGCAATTGCCTCGCTCATGCAGCTCTCCTTATGTTCAAGCGAGTAATAGTCTTCAAGCGAGTAATCATTCGACATTAGCGGCAAGCCGCCGCTTTGAATGGAGTGATTCTAGCAGCTTTAGCCCCCAGGCGTCGTTGACGGTATTCGCTGAGCATTGAGAACGCTATACTTAACGTCTGTCTCAAAGATCTATCTCAACGGTCGGTCGCAAAGAGCTCTCGCATCAGCCAAGTGTTAATGGCTAGCGTGGTTTTGTTTTTATCAATTTCTTATGGTCAATGAGGAGCAAAGAATGTCCGATGTCAAAAAGGTTGTGCTGGCATATTCAGGCGGCCTGGACACATCCGTCATCGTTAAGTGGTTGCAAGAAACTTACAACTGCGAGGTAGTGACCTTTACTGCCGACATCGGTCAGGGCGAAGAGGTCGAGCCAGCACGTACCAAGGCGCAAGCCCTTGGTGTAAAAGAAATTTACATCGAAGACCTGCGCGAAGAGTTTGTGCGTGACTACGTTTATCCCATGTTCCGCGCTAACACGGTTTATGAAGGTGAGTACCTGCTGGGTACCTCTATCGCTCGGCCCCTGATCGCCAAGCGCTTGATCGAAATTGCCAATGAAACCGGCGCCGACGCTATTTCTCACGGTGCTACGGGTAAAGGTAACGACCAGGTGCGTTTCGAACTTGGCGGCTACGCCCTTAAGCCCGGCGTGAAAGTCATTGCCCCGTGGCGTGAGTGGGACTTAACCTCCCGCGAAAAGCTAATGGCGTACTGCGAAGAGCACAACATTCCGGTCGATTTTGCCAATAAAAAGAAAAAATCGCCGTACTCAATGGATGCCAACTTACTGCATATCTCTTATGAGGGCGGTATTTTGGAAGATCCTTGGGCCGAAGCCGAAGACGACATGTGGCGTTGGAGCGTGTCTCCTGAAGCCGCACCCGATACCCCTACCTACGTTGAACTGACGTATGAAAAGGGTGACATCGTGGCCATCGACGGCGAGCCGTTAAAAGCCCACGAAGTGCTTGAAAAGCTCAATAAACTAGGAGGCGACAACGGTATCGGCCGCTTGGATATCGTTGAAAACCGCTACGTGGGCATGAAATCACGTGGCTGCTATGAAACACCTGGCGGCACTATTATGCTGCGCGCTCACCGCGCGATTGAGTCGCTAACCCTAGACCGCGAAGAAGCCCACCTGAAAGATCAGCTGATGCCGAAATACGCGGAAGTGATCTACAACGGTTACTGGTGGAGCCCAGAGCGACGCATGCTGCAAGCGGCCATTGACGAGACCCAAAAGAATGTATCGGGTGTCGTACGTATGAAGCTCTATAAAGGCAATGCTACCGTGGTTGGCCGCAAGTCTGATGAATCGCTATTTGATGAGTCAATTGCGACATTTGAAGATGATGCGGGCGCTTACAACCAGAAAGATGCCGAAGGCTTTATTAAGCTGAATGCTCTTCGCCTGCGTATTGCCGCTGGCAAAGGCCGTAAGCAAAGCTAGTAAAACCTAGTTAATTATAAAAGCGTATATCTTGTCAGGGCGGCAGCTAATAGCTGCCGCCCGGCATGTTAAGGAGCCACTATGTTAAAAAAATTATTATCTGGCCTCTTTGGTAGTGATCGTCAGTCTGCGCCAGGCGCTACCACCAAAGCGGCTGATGCCGTGGAGTACAAAGGTTATGAGATCGTATCTCAGCCGGACGATCAAAGCGGCCAATACCGTGTAAGTGGTTGGATTCGTAAGGCCGATGCCAGCGGTGAAACCCTTGAACACCGTTTTGAGCGTTCCGATATGCTGCCTGGACGCGAAGCGTGTGATGCCATGATGGTCACTAAAGCGCAGCGCTATATTGATGAAGTAGGGGAGGCAATGTTCGAGCCTGACCCACGTCGTGCTGGCGACAGCGCCTAATAAAACCGAGATAAAAGTAACGCCGACACAAACGTTCGTAAAGGAGAGGCGTATGCGAGTAGTACACCAAGCCTCGCCCTGGCGCTCCTTATTCAACGAGCATGGACATTTAAACACCATGGCGCTCGACGCGCCGCTCCAGCATCTTTTCTCAAAAACCTCT includes the following:
- a CDS encoding IS110 family transposase, which produces MNKHTTIGIDLAKRVFQVCVVDTRSSRVQVNKELKRHQVLDFMRRQPACRVFMEACGGSHYWARQLQALGHTVALISPQFVTPFRKGHKTDANDALAIVEAGCRPDMRFVPLKSVEQQDIQSLHRIRERYIHQRTQLINQVHGLLQEYGVISGRGQKALKQRVWLALEDADNELSMLMRDLIAEQMAELDRLNERIQSLDKRVEQMSRAVMPCRQLLAIEGVGPVVATQLYSALGNGNAFKKGRQASAYLGLTPTQHSSGGIAKIKGIGRTGQISLKAALIRGAHSAINTVGDKQDAKSRWLRALVARVGKNKAAVALANKTVRTAWAVLHSGQSYCREFNDGSALMVS
- a CDS encoding 6-phosphofructokinase translates to MAQHNAFYAQSGGVTAVINASACGVIEACRQAPDQIGKVYAGHNGIIGALTEDLIDVTQESDEAIAALRHTPGGAFGSCRYKLKDIDTHRAQYERLIEVFKAHDIRYFFYNGGGDSADTCLKVSQLSEKLGYPLTAIHVPKTVDNDLPITDNSPGFGSVAKYIATSTLEASLDIASMCATSTKVFVLEVMGRHAGWIAAAGGLAGEAEGEPPHMIIFPEIPFNRKAAMARVEESVKQYGYCVIVVSEGARYEDGTFLADAGNTDAFGHRQLGGVAPTLAGMIKQDLGYKYHWAVADYLQRAARHLASKTDVEQAYAVGREAVTLALAGKNAMMPAIRRISQSPYQWDVISAPLSQVANKEKFMPRDFISDNGFAITQTCRDYLSPLIQGEDFPPFENGLPKVAKLKLAKAERKLPTFTL
- the rnt gene encoding ribonuclease T, producing the protein MSEAIARELMAQRFRSYLPVVVDLETGGFNAQGDAVLEIAAVTLTMDPEGNLLPDATYAYHIHPFEGANVEQSALDFTGINLDDPLRSQVALSEAEALNEIFRPIRKSIKAHDCTRAILVGHNAAFDQGFLNAAVNRCGIKRNPFHPFSSFDTATLAGLIYGQTVLARACRAAGIEFDNKAAHSARYDTERTAELFCSMVNRYKDLGGWQLAQREQEMDSTD
- a CDS encoding argininosuccinate synthase — translated: MSDVKKVVLAYSGGLDTSVIVKWLQETYNCEVVTFTADIGQGEEVEPARTKAQALGVKEIYIEDLREEFVRDYVYPMFRANTVYEGEYLLGTSIARPLIAKRLIEIANETGADAISHGATGKGNDQVRFELGGYALKPGVKVIAPWREWDLTSREKLMAYCEEHNIPVDFANKKKKSPYSMDANLLHISYEGGILEDPWAEAEDDMWRWSVSPEAAPDTPTYVELTYEKGDIVAIDGEPLKAHEVLEKLNKLGGDNGIGRLDIVENRYVGMKSRGCYETPGGTIMLRAHRAIESLTLDREEAHLKDQLMPKYAEVIYNGYWWSPERRMLQAAIDETQKNVSGVVRMKLYKGNATVVGRKSDESLFDESIATFEDDAGAYNQKDAEGFIKLNALRLRIAAGKGRKQS
- a CDS encoding HlyU family transcriptional regulator produces the protein MLKKLLSGLFGSDRQSAPGATTKAADAVEYKGYEIVSQPDDQSGQYRVSGWIRKADASGETLEHRFERSDMLPGREACDAMMVTKAQRYIDEVGEAMFEPDPRRAGDSA